GCCAAAGGCGCTGAATGGCCCTGGCCTGGATGCAAGGATTATAATGCCTTTTTACAGGCATGTTCAGGAAGGGAATTTCGAACTCAAACAAACAGGCGTTCAGGCGTCTGTCTCTCTCGGTTTTAGAGAAATAGACATCCCTGTGTTTGAGGCCGAAGCAAACGGCATAACTGCATACTTCTTAAAAAGAGATGAATATTATGACAGGAAATATCTCTACACAATGCCTGACGGAGATTATTTTGACAATGCAGAGAGGTTTATATTATTTTCAAGGGGAATAATTGAGGCAATCAAAAAACTTGATTTTCAACCTGACATAATCCACTGTCATGACTGGCAGACAGGCTTAATCCCTGCGTATCTAAAGACCATCTATAAAGATGACCCGTTCTTTTCAAATACAAAAACAGTATTTACAATCCACAATATCGCATACCAGGGGCAGTTCCCTGCATCCCATTTTCCATTAACAGGTCTTCCGCAAGAGGTCTTTACTCAAGATGGCATTGAGTTCTGGGGGAATATGAATCTGCTGAAGGCGGGCATAGTTTTCTCAGATATTGTCACAACAGTAAGCGAAAAATATAGCAGAGAAATCCAGACCCCGGAATTTGGGTACGGCCTTGAAGGCATATTGCTGGCAAAGAGAGAAAAACTCTTTGGCGTGCTGAACGGCGTTGATTATGATGACTGGAGCTCTGAAAAGGATAAATTTATAATTGCAAAATATGATTACAAAGATTTAAGCGGCAAGGCAAAATGCAGAGAGGATTTATTAAAAGAGTATAAGCTCAATC
The Deltaproteobacteria bacterium genome window above contains:
- the glgA gene encoding glycogen synthase GlgA, which produces MKPIKILIATPEAIPFAKTGGLADVTGALPKALNGPGLDARIIMPFYRHVQEGNFELKQTGVQASVSLGFREIDIPVFEAEANGITAYFLKRDEYYDRKYLYTMPDGDYFDNAERFILFSRGIIEAIKKLDFQPDIIHCHDWQTGLIPAYLKTIYKDDPFFSNTKTVFTIHNIAYQGQFPASHFPLTGLPQEVFTQDGIEFWGNMNLLKAGIVFSDIVTTVSEKYSREIQTPEFGYGLEGILLAKREKLFGVLNGVDYDDWSSEKDKFIIAKYDYKDLSGKAKCREDLLKEYKLNLPDDAPVIGIISRLADQKGFDILSQAMEDLMSMNLGMVVLGAGERKYHDLFEGLAKRYPKKLGVKITFDNKIAHKIEAGSDMFLMPSKYEPCGLNQIYSLRYGTIPIVRATGGLDDTIQNYDGGEGNGFKFKEYSAQILLAKVKEAVKVFSNRKEWKKLVQKAMQQDFSWDRSAKRYVELYKRLMIEKP